gaggaccaagatgcagcgtgatgATAATCCATATTTAATGGGAATAATTAAACACAGAACAAAATCAACAAACCGACAAAAGGAACGaagacgaaacagtcccgtaacgtaaacactggaacactggaacaggaacaatcacccacaaaatatggctgcctaaatatggttcccaatcagagataacgatagacagctgcctctaattgagaaccaatctaggcaaccatagacatacgggaacagcaaaggaccctttTGGAACCATTTTTTCTTAGAGTGTAGACACTGATCTAAGCTAAGTGTTCTTACAGGTAGCAACAGAGGCAGTGTTTCCAGAAAAACCTACTGCACCAGTTCTAGGAATTCCTAGAAACTACCCAGATAGCCAGACAAGTCAAGTAGTCAGATCCTCcagtttgtctctgtctgtctgagatcaATGTGTTTCAACTGATtgtatgtctctctacctctcccgctctctctcctgtgttcttACATTATCTGATACAGCCCCATCTAGCAGACTCTGTGCATGCCTCTTTCCAATGTTCTTACTTGCGCTCCATTAGAACCTTGGTCATGGTGGGGAGGAACTTCTCAAAGCGGATGTATCCTGTCGGCTCCTCCTCCTCAATCTAGGGGAAGAGTTTGTTCACAAATATTATGGTCTGACATTGTAGCAACATTTCTGGGGAATTTACTATATGTGAGTGTTGGTCCTTTTTTTAAACTTCTACATTACGTGATTGTCCCCTGGCTTCTAACGCCCTTCTACCTTTGCATTTGTTCTTTGAGAAAACAGAGTAAAACCAGCCATACCTGTTTAGTTAAATATGTCCCATTGTTGTCCTCTCTATGTTCATGTACATATGCACGGTTGACTGTAAgccgctttggataaaagcatctgctaaatgacatactgtatgctattattatgttattatgtCTCTGATCAAAAGGATGCCCTTACCTCTGCTATGACGTCATGTAGCTCCCCTTCGTTAGGGAAGCAGCCTAGGGAGCGGATGATAGTGCCTATCTCCCTTTGACAGAAGCACAGCACCGGAGTGAAAACATCACCACCatataatacaacactgtataaacCTAAATCAGTGTGGTAAGCCTATTTAGTATCATGTCTGTTGTAAGCCTGTCTAAGTGGGCCTGACTATATCATTCTGCTCACCTGACATCCACTGTCTTGTTGAACTCGTGGTCAAACACATCAAAAGCAGCGCGGATCTTCTTGTGGACCTCCGATACTATGGCCTCTACGACAGCAAATACAACAGACAAATCAAAAGCCCGTCGTTAGCTTAAACTAGTGCCACCTTTCAAATGTATCTCAAATTAGCTGTATCTACAAGTTAAAGCGATAAAACAACTATTTAAATAGATTTTGAAGCCCATTTCATACCTGCGCTTTCCTTGTCTTCCGCCATTTTCTTTATTTACAGTTGTTGCTAGGAGACCATATATAGCTTTTTGATTGGCAGGACCACTCTAAACTAGTGCAGGACTCAAGGTTTTGGAAAGTTCCAGTAGACACTTGTAAAATAGAACTGGCCATGCCTCTCCGATGTAGACCAAGCAATCTGTTGGCTCTATTCAAGGCATTTTTATCATTATCGTTCGACAACGTTTGGCAACTGAATGTGGCCCTAGTTGATTTTAGCAATCAGAGATATAAATGGCCAGAGATAAGGTTCTGACCACACTGACAGTGAATGTCAATTCATGGGTTCTAATGTCTCATTTATAAAACAAGTGTATATTTCTATTGCACGGTCCAAAGCAAGACTTCTTTGGATGCGTAACGAATTGTGAAAAATATTCGCTTCATATGGTCAATAATGACGGTAGACTTTGGCCGAAAAGACATATAAAAGCCATTGTATGGATGCACGGCTGTTATGTGGTAGGAGACAAAAGGAAAAAATCTGACTGGTTTATTCGTGTCATTACGGTAGGGCTATATTACTGCCCTTGGCACGCTCTCATCAGCAGCACAGATGTCAGTAGTGGGACGTGCTTAGAAAGGGTGCGGGTTTGGCGCAGTGGAAATTATAGGCGACTGCTATCACCAAGTCGGCCATCTGTGCACTGGGCTTTTATCTTCGTGTTTCGAATTTCAAAAACACAGTCGACAATTGGGATTTTTATCGAATTGTATCGatatttatttaattatttaatagaTAGCACAATGAGCTCTATCAACGTGAATAAGTTAAAGGTAAACGAGTTGAAGGACGAGTTGAAGAAGAGGCAGCTGTCGGACAAGGGGCTGAAGGCGGATCTTATGGACCGGCTGCAGGCCGCGCTGAATGAAGAGGCTCTAGCCAGAGGAGCTGAGACCGGGGAGAACGGCGGCCAAGGCGAAGGGGCTGTCGGCCTGAATGACATGGGCGAGGAGGACTTGGATGAAGACCTAgttgaggagaggatggaggcgGGCGGAGTAGAGGATGAAGATAGGTGCGAAGGGAAAGCAGAGAAAGAATGCGCCAATATCGACGATAATATGGGGGAAGAGGAGGATGCGGGAGTAGATATGGATAAATCCGACGAGGATGAAGATGCTCTACTGAAAGAAGAAGAGGATGATGACGATGAGGAGATGGATAAAttcgatgatgatgatgctgcacTGGGGACTCTCTCGAGAGAGGGTAAGCGATGCAAGCCAGCTAATCGACCCTGCTGCTATGGTTGCAGCAGCGGCTAGAGTTCACGTCTTGCATGACAGTTCAGAATCAAAGATAGGTCAATTGGTTAGCCTGCTAAACTTGCCAGCTATGTCGGAACTTCTGCCAGGatccatgtagctagctaattgtAGACAATACGCTTTTGTACGGCTGCACTTGACAGGTGTATGTTTTTACGCAATGGTTTTGTGTTCCGGATTTGCATTTCTTCAAGCGGCAGACAAAGATGCGCCGGTGTGCTGATGgtcgttggctagctagctaccattaGCTGCTAAAGTGCAAAACAGTGGCTCCTACTGGCGAGAGAGAACGCAGCAGGCTGACTATCTTTTCCCGTGAGACGGTTTGTTATTCCATAGGTATAAATACGTCTATGCGCATAGCCTAGGTTTATAACGTTGGTGTTAGGAAATGTgaagttatctagctagctgccAGTCGTAATCTagctttattttttttattaacatTTTATCAACACGGTAAATACTAAGTTAATATTTGGTCAAGGCTGTCATGTGTGATATTTCACACACATCAATATCAATttatatttgggggggggggggggggggtacgaaCTGGTATTAAAGACGGGGGTACTAAATGGTATTATTGCTCTTGATGGGCCCTTGTTATTCATGGCTCCAGATCACCAGATCTTTAATTATTTTCAGATCTcctcttccctttgtagtccatacaTTGCAACTCATGTAGATACCTGACAAATCAAAACACCTAACTAGCCACCTAGCTGAACTGTGTGGACCATCATGTAACACCTGGGTCCTACACTTGGGGGCGGGACGCACCTCAATacctgctttgttattgttttattTCCAAAGGGGATGCGGACAAAGACACGAGCGCTGAGCAGAAGAATAAGAAAGGCGTTAAGAGACGCCGGGAGGAACATGGAAGGGGCTACTTTGAGTTTATTGAAGAAAGCAAGTACAGCCGGTAAGGATGGTGCAGTAGCCGGGTTAACCCTCGATTAGCTCCGAGTCACCCTGGCCTGCACAACTCCCAGCTCTCTGCCTTATCGAACTGCTGTGTTGACATTAACAGCCAACACAGTCCTTAATGCTACCCCTGACCCCTGCTGCTAAGAAACATATATTTTTTCCATTTACCTCTACATGGGTATTACCTTACCTGTTATTACTGAATACAGGGTTGACAATATGCATGCAAAGCCcaactgtagtgtagataatggTGGTTGGTGCTATAGCTAGTCTGTGATCGGAATGGTTATGCCGTGGTCTGCAGGGATGCTATATTGAATGGGAAGGTCTGGATGCCGCTGGGAGGGTGCCTGACCCACACACTGTGGGACAAAAGAGAGGCGCGGTGGGACAAAgaaggtgggggggtgggggggggtctgTAGAAGAAGTGCACCAATtaagtatctgtctgtctctctctgtcggtccaGTTGTGTTGAACTTGGACAACATTTATATGCTTTCTTTTTCCCAATGGTAGGATGCAATAAAAGTGTgaatgagtgtgagtgagtgagagtgattgATTACTGGCCTCTAATATTGATTAAATTCTCTCCTTACTACAGGCCATTGTCTTTGATACATGTGTTATAAACAGCTTCACTGGTTAGCAGATATACAGCTATTCTGTAGCTCAACAAATCTAATGTCAGTGTTTTTAGAACTTAATTTTAAACCTATATGATTCAGGATTTTTGAAAAATAACTCTATCACGCAGCTTTTCTAATGGCAAACAGAGCTAAATAACTTGACAATTTTCTAGagtgggcatccttgtctaaAGTATAGGAATTGTGTGTACGTTCTGTTGTTCTTGTGATGAGGTATGATCTTCCAAAAACTTTCTATCACTTATATATCCTCACCAGAGAAGAAATGCATATCCAATGATACATTGATATTGGTGAACTTTAGATGACGTTCCTAACTAATTGGTTTTATCACGCCCTGCAGTTTCAGACTGAAGAATGTTACAACTTTAACTCCATTGTTGATAAATCCTGCCAGAACGGGTCAAAATGTAGCCTAGTGCAGTCTTTCCCCTAGAGTATTCTCTAGTTGAGACTCAAAGGCCCCGAAAGCAACATTTGATAGATTACAATGTTTAGTTTTAAATTCTGAGAGTggtttgatttattaggatccccattagccgacgccaatggcaacagctagtcttactggggtccaacaaataacaaaaaagacattacagacagaAGACAATTTGGAATATCC
The genomic region above belongs to Oncorhynchus nerka isolate Pitt River linkage group LG18, Oner_Uvic_2.0, whole genome shotgun sequence and contains:
- the efcab2 gene encoding dynein regulatory complex protein 8 isoform X1 — translated: MAEDKESAEAIVSEVHKKIRAAFDVFDHEFNKTVDVREIGTIIRSLGCFPNEGELHDVIAEIEEEEPTGYIRFEKFLPTMTKVLMERKFRPIPEDLMLQAFEVLDKQKKGHLELEELTKYMTQEGEPFTQEEMEEMLSAAMDPDKNLIFYKDFVSMMTVDDPR
- the efcab2 gene encoding dynein regulatory complex protein 8 isoform X2, which codes for MAEDKESAEAIVSEVHKKIRAAFDVFDHEFNKTVDVREIGTIIRSLGCFPNEGELHDVIAEIEEEEPTGYIRFEKFLPTMTKVLMERKFRPIPEDLMLQAFEESPSPRKRWRRCCQLQWTLTRTSSSTKTLLA